A single region of the Geobacillus subterraneus genome encodes:
- a CDS encoding Tex family protein → MTNEQRLISIIATEQQLAAKQVENVIALHREGNTIPFIARYRKEMTGALDEVQIRDVLERWEYLQHLEQRKEEVIRLIDEQGKLTEELKNMIISATKLQQVEDLYRPYRQKRRTKATIAKEKGLEPLADWLLSFPAAPAPEEQAEAFVDAEKGVATVDEALQGAKDIIAERMADDANLRQWVREQTRRKGTIASAAKAPEKDEKNVYEMYYDYEEPIAKIVPHRVLALNRGEKEEVLRVAVKPPVEEIIRYLLRKTIANESSPAAPLVAEAVEDGYKRLMEPAIEREIRNELTEKAEERAIHIFAENLRKLLLQPPLKGKTVLGIDPAYRTGCKLAVVDETGKLLRIDVMYPHPPQERKEEARTKLLRLLEDDHVDMIAIGNGTASRETEQFVADTLKQVARDIFYVIVNEAGASVYSASDLARAEFPDLQVEERSAVSIARRVQDPLAELVKIDPKSVGVGQYQHDVSQKKLAESLRFVVETVVNQVGVNVNTASVSLLQYVSGLTKTVSENIVKRREEQGKFRSREELKTIPRLGAKTYEQCIGFLRIPDGEEPLDRTAIHPERYAEVKQLLHTLGFTTDAIGSGELRQALQAIDIEATAAELGIGELTLRDIIDALCRPERDPRDELPKPLLRKDVLKMEDLKPGMELEGTVRNVVDFGAFVDIGVKQDGLVHISKLSKQYVRHPLDIVSVGDVVKVWVEHVDVAKGRISLSMLPPE, encoded by the coding sequence TTGACGAACGAACAGCGGCTCATTTCAATCATCGCCACCGAGCAACAGTTGGCGGCGAAACAAGTCGAAAATGTCATCGCGCTTCACCGGGAAGGCAACACGATCCCGTTTATCGCTCGCTACCGGAAGGAAATGACGGGGGCGCTCGATGAAGTGCAAATTCGTGATGTGCTCGAACGATGGGAATATTTGCAGCATTTAGAACAGCGGAAAGAAGAAGTCATTCGGTTGATTGATGAGCAAGGGAAATTGACGGAAGAATTGAAAAACATGATTATAAGCGCTACGAAGCTGCAGCAAGTCGAAGATCTATATCGCCCTTACCGACAAAAACGGCGCACGAAAGCGACGATCGCCAAAGAAAAAGGGCTCGAGCCGCTCGCCGACTGGCTTCTTTCTTTCCCCGCCGCTCCAGCTCCCGAAGAGCAGGCCGAGGCGTTTGTCGATGCCGAAAAAGGGGTGGCCACTGTTGACGAGGCGCTGCAAGGGGCGAAAGACATCATCGCTGAACGGATGGCTGACGATGCCAACCTTCGCCAATGGGTGCGCGAACAAACGCGTCGGAAAGGAACGATCGCTTCGGCCGCCAAAGCGCCGGAAAAGGACGAAAAGAACGTTTACGAAATGTACTACGACTATGAAGAGCCGATCGCCAAAATCGTCCCCCATCGCGTCTTAGCCTTAAACCGCGGTGAAAAGGAAGAGGTATTGCGCGTAGCGGTCAAACCGCCGGTCGAGGAGATCATTCGCTACTTGCTGCGAAAGACCATCGCCAATGAATCATCCCCCGCCGCCCCACTTGTGGCGGAAGCGGTTGAAGACGGATACAAGCGGCTGATGGAGCCTGCCATTGAACGCGAGATCCGCAACGAGCTGACGGAAAAGGCAGAAGAACGGGCGATCCATATTTTTGCCGAAAACTTGCGCAAGCTGCTTCTTCAGCCGCCGTTAAAAGGAAAAACGGTCCTCGGCATCGACCCGGCTTACCGAACCGGATGCAAACTCGCCGTCGTTGACGAAACCGGAAAGCTGCTCCGCATCGACGTCATGTACCCGCACCCGCCTCAGGAGCGGAAAGAGGAAGCGCGAACAAAGCTTCTGCGCTTGCTTGAAGACGATCATGTGGACATGATCGCCATCGGCAACGGAACGGCATCGCGGGAAACAGAGCAGTTTGTCGCCGATACGCTGAAGCAAGTGGCGCGTGACATCTTTTATGTCATCGTCAACGAGGCGGGGGCGAGCGTCTACTCCGCTTCCGACCTTGCACGCGCCGAGTTTCCGGACTTGCAAGTCGAAGAGCGGAGCGCCGTTTCCATCGCCCGCCGTGTTCAAGATCCGCTCGCCGAGCTCGTCAAAATCGACCCAAAATCGGTCGGGGTCGGCCAGTACCAGCATGATGTTTCGCAAAAGAAGCTGGCCGAATCGCTCCGTTTCGTCGTTGAGACGGTCGTCAACCAAGTTGGCGTCAACGTCAACACCGCCTCTGTTTCGTTGTTGCAGTACGTGTCAGGGCTGACGAAAACGGTGTCGGAAAACATCGTCAAGCGCCGCGAAGAGCAAGGAAAATTCCGCAGCCGTGAAGAGCTGAAAACGATCCCGCGGCTTGGAGCAAAAACGTACGAGCAATGCATCGGCTTTTTGCGCATTCCCGACGGGGAGGAGCCGCTTGACCGCACGGCGATTCACCCCGAGCGGTACGCAGAAGTGAAGCAGCTATTGCATACATTAGGATTTACAACCGACGCCATCGGCAGCGGCGAACTGCGCCAAGCGCTGCAAGCCATCGATATCGAAGCAACGGCTGCTGAACTCGGCATCGGTGAACTGACATTGCGCGACATCATCGACGCTTTATGCCGTCCGGAGCGCGACCCGCGCGACGAGCTGCCCAAACCGCTGCTTCGCAAAGACGTCTTGAAAATGGAGGACTTAAAACCGGGCATGGAGCTTGAAGGCACAGTGCGCAATGTCGTTGACTTCGGCGCTTTTGTCGACATCGGTGTCAAACAGGACGGGCTTGTACATATTTCAAAACTCAGCAAACAATACGTGCGCCATCCGCTCGACATTGTTTCCGTCGGCGATGTTGTCAAAGTATGGGTCGAGCACGTCGATGTGGCGAAAGGGAGAATTTCATTATCAATGCTGCCTCCAGAGTAA
- the ndoA gene encoding type II toxin-antitoxin system endoribonuclease NdoA translates to MIVKRGDVYFADLSPVVGSEQGGVRPVLVIQNDIGNRFSPTVIVAAITAQIQKAKLPTHVEIDAKRYGFERDSVILLEQIRTIDKQRLTDKITHLDDEMMDKVDEALQISLGLIDF, encoded by the coding sequence TTGATTGTCAAACGTGGCGACGTTTATTTTGCGGACCTTTCCCCGGTCGTTGGCTCAGAGCAGGGCGGCGTACGCCCCGTGTTGGTGATCCAAAACGATATCGGCAATCGCTTCAGTCCGACGGTAATTGTCGCGGCGATTACGGCGCAAATCCAAAAGGCGAAACTGCCGACGCACGTCGAAATCGATGCGAAACGCTACGGGTTTGAGCGCGATTCGGTCATTTTGCTTGAGCAAATTCGTACGATTGATAAACAACGGTTGACCGATAAAATTACCCACTTGGATGATGAAATGATGGATAAGGTCGATGAGGCGCTGCAAATCAGCTTGGGTTTGATCGACTTTTGA
- a CDS encoding CopG family ribbon-helix-helix protein has protein sequence MSESGATTEIIVRLPQSLLTELDGLVKQENGNRNELIYQATKMYIRERKKRQIREAMRRGYMEMAKINLSIASEAFHAEYEADHTVERLVSGG, from the coding sequence GTGTCGGAATCTGGCGCAACAACGGAAATCATCGTTCGTTTGCCGCAGTCGCTGCTGACAGAACTGGACGGGCTCGTAAAGCAGGAGAATGGCAATCGCAATGAACTCATTTATCAGGCGACGAAAATGTATATTCGCGAGCGGAAAAAACGGCAAATTCGCGAGGCGATGAGACGAGGCTACATGGAAATGGCCAAAATCAATTTATCTATTGCTTCTGAAGCGTTTCATGCTGAATATGAGGCCGACCACACCGTTGAACGCTTAGTTAGCGGGGGGTAA
- the alr gene encoding alanine racemase, which translates to MDDFHRDTWAEIDLDAIYDNVANLRRFLPDGTRVMAVVKANAYGHGDAQVAETALEAGASYLAVAFLDEALALRKKGINAPILVLGASRPADVTLAAQHRIALTVFRADWVEEASSIYTDSAPVHFHLKMDTGMGRLGVKNEEETKRIMALIDRHPSFILEGAYTHFATADEVNTDYLSYQYGRFLRMLEWLPSRPPLVHCANSAAALRFPDRAFNMVRFGISMYGLAPSPSIKPLLPYELKEAFSLHSRLVHVKKLQPGEKVSYGATYTAQVEEWIGTIPIGYADGWLRRLQHFHVLVNGQRAPIVGRICMDQCMIRLPGPLPIGTKVTLIGRQGDEAISVDDVARQLETINYEVPCTISYRVPRIFFRNKRIMEVRNAVCHG; encoded by the coding sequence ATGGACGACTTTCACCGCGATACGTGGGCGGAAATTGATTTGGATGCCATTTACGACAACGTTGCGAATTTGCGCCGCTTTTTGCCGGATGGAACGCGGGTGATGGCCGTCGTGAAGGCGAACGCCTATGGACATGGTGACGCCCAAGTGGCGGAAACGGCGCTAGAAGCCGGCGCTTCCTACTTAGCCGTCGCCTTTTTGGACGAGGCGCTCGCCTTAAGGAAAAAAGGCATCAATGCGCCCATTTTAGTGCTCGGGGCGTCCCGCCCGGCCGATGTGACGCTAGCCGCCCAACATCGCATTGCCTTAACCGTGTTTCGCGCTGATTGGGTAGAAGAGGCGTCATCCATTTACACGGACTCGGCCCCGGTTCACTTTCATTTGAAAATGGACACCGGAATGGGAAGGCTCGGGGTGAAAAACGAAGAGGAGACAAAGCGCATCATGGCGCTGATTGATCGCCACCCGTCCTTTATCCTTGAAGGGGCATATACGCATTTTGCGACGGCTGATGAAGTGAATACAGACTATCTTTCTTACCAATATGGCCGCTTTTTGCGTATGCTCGAATGGCTGCCGTCGCGGCCGCCGCTCGTTCATTGTGCCAACAGCGCAGCGGCGCTCCGCTTTCCCGATCGAGCGTTCAATATGGTCCGCTTCGGCATTTCCATGTACGGGCTCGCTCCGTCGCCAAGCATCAAGCCGCTGCTTCCATACGAACTCAAGGAGGCGTTTTCGCTCCATAGCCGCCTCGTGCATGTGAAAAAGCTGCAGCCGGGGGAAAAGGTCAGTTACGGAGCGACGTATACCGCGCAAGTGGAAGAGTGGATCGGCACGATCCCGATCGGCTATGCGGACGGCTGGCTCCGTCGTCTGCAACATTTTCATGTGCTCGTGAACGGGCAAAGGGCGCCGATTGTCGGCCGCATTTGCATGGATCAATGCATGATCCGCCTGCCTGGGCCGCTGCCGATCGGCACGAAGGTGACGTTGATTGGTCGTCAAGGGGATGAAGCCATCTCAGTCGATGATGTCGCCCGCCAGTTGGAAACGATTAATTACGAAGTGCCTTGCACAATCAGTTATCGGGTGCCCCGTATTTTTTTCCGAAATAAGCGTATAATGGAAGTGAGAAATGCTGTTTGTCACGGGTGA
- a CDS encoding LolA family protein, which yields MGRKVLLALVGIIFLFALAGCGSKSQEEVLQALNEKMDDMTGYQAEAKMTFRTGAKPQVYHVEVWHKQPSYYRVSLKNADKGQSQMILRNDEGVFVFTPALNKSFKFVSDWPKNSSQAYLYESLVKDILSDSKAKFKATKDHYVFETKTNYPNSEVVPTQEITLRKKDLAPVSVKVMDTDRKALLTVEFSNVEFNKKFDDDAFDTSKNMTGARLEVPAMAEGKEQVMEVMYPSQLPEGVQALEEKEVKSEDGTRVIMTFGGKKSFTLVQEKAEVLPATSMPVLVNGDPVDLGFTVGALTDQTLTWSYNGVEFTLASDDLTPEEMVMVASSVQEKATK from the coding sequence ATGGGCAGAAAGGTGCTTTTGGCATTGGTCGGCATCATCTTTTTGTTTGCTCTAGCTGGGTGCGGGTCGAAATCGCAGGAGGAAGTGCTTCAAGCGCTCAATGAAAAGATGGACGACATGACAGGCTACCAAGCCGAGGCGAAAATGACGTTCCGCACCGGTGCGAAGCCACAAGTATATCATGTGGAAGTGTGGCATAAGCAGCCGTCGTACTACCGCGTCAGCTTGAAAAACGCCGACAAAGGGCAAAGTCAAATGATTTTGCGCAACGATGAGGGAGTGTTTGTCTTTACGCCGGCTCTCAACAAAAGCTTCAAGTTTGTCAGCGACTGGCCGAAAAACAGCAGTCAAGCGTATTTGTATGAATCGCTCGTCAAAGACATTTTGAGTGACTCAAAGGCGAAGTTTAAAGCGACGAAAGACCACTATGTATTCGAGACAAAAACGAACTATCCAAATAGCGAAGTCGTTCCGACCCAAGAAATTACACTGCGCAAAAAAGATTTGGCGCCCGTCTCGGTCAAAGTGATGGATACAGACCGAAAAGCGCTGTTGACAGTGGAATTTTCCAATGTTGAATTTAACAAAAAATTCGATGATGATGCGTTCGACACATCGAAAAACATGACCGGTGCACGCCTCGAAGTGCCAGCGATGGCGGAAGGAAAAGAACAAGTGATGGAGGTCATGTACCCGAGCCAGCTCCCGGAAGGCGTCCAGGCGCTTGAGGAAAAAGAAGTAAAAAGTGAAGACGGCACGCGGGTCATTATGACATTCGGCGGCAAAAAATCGTTTACGCTCGTTCAAGAAAAAGCGGAAGTGCTCCCGGCCACGAGCATGCCAGTGCTTGTCAACGGGGATCCGGTTGATTTAGGATTTACGGTCGGTGCCCTCACTGATCAAACGCTGACATGGTCATACAACGGGGTGGAATTTACGCTCGCCTCTGATGATCTAACACCGGAAGAAATGGTGATGGTTGCCAGCTCGGTGCAAGAAAAAGCAACAAAATAA
- the acpS gene encoding holo-ACP synthase has protein sequence MIVGIGIDIVELERIRSLLERNRKLPDRVLTPREKAQFDRLAPARQVEFLAGRFAAKEAYAKALGTGIGRHVSFQDIEVVSDAYGKPSIAARRDGEIIHLSISHSRDYAVAQVVIERFGPTEPSDACHG, from the coding sequence ATGATTGTCGGTATCGGCATTGATATTGTAGAGCTTGAACGGATTCGGTCGCTCCTTGAACGCAACCGCAAACTCCCTGATCGGGTGTTAACACCGCGAGAGAAGGCGCAGTTTGACCGGCTAGCACCTGCTAGACAGGTGGAATTTCTTGCCGGACGATTTGCGGCGAAGGAAGCGTACGCTAAAGCGCTCGGGACAGGGATTGGGCGACATGTATCGTTTCAAGACATCGAGGTCGTTTCCGATGCGTATGGAAAGCCAAGTATTGCTGCCCGCCGCGACGGAGAGATCATTCATCTGTCCATCTCCCATAGCCGCGATTATGCGGTCGCCCAAGTCGTCATTGAGCGCTTCGGGCCGACTGAACCATCGGACGCTTGCCACGGCTAG
- a CDS encoding rhomboid family intramembrane serine protease, whose amino-acid sequence MFHHVGDVRSLFRLCPVVSIVLLAHIGLWFLFVLPLTVLEPIWQHVIGTNGAIRDGEYWRLVSPLVLHYDFNHMAANSLSLWLFGPWLERALGKGKFLLLYLGGGFGANVATVLLLPPMYSHVGASGAIFALFGMYSYLALFRRDLIAPKHTRLLLVIVAIHLLLSLLEPNGNLIAHLFGFATGGLLAPFLAIRPQLPTFHVIRP is encoded by the coding sequence ATGTTTCACCATGTAGGGGATGTCCGCTCACTCTTCCGTCTCTGTCCGGTTGTATCGATCGTGTTGCTAGCCCATATCGGTTTATGGTTTTTGTTCGTCCTTCCCCTCACGGTGCTTGAGCCCATTTGGCAACATGTCATCGGGACGAACGGCGCCATTCGCGACGGAGAGTATTGGCGGTTGGTTAGCCCGCTCGTGCTGCACTACGATTTCAACCATATGGCGGCCAACAGCCTTTCTCTATGGCTGTTCGGCCCGTGGCTGGAGCGTGCGCTCGGAAAAGGGAAATTTTTGCTTCTTTATCTCGGAGGCGGCTTCGGCGCCAATGTCGCCACCGTACTGCTTCTGCCGCCGATGTACAGCCACGTCGGGGCGTCAGGAGCCATTTTCGCCTTATTCGGCATGTATAGCTATCTCGCTCTATTCCGCCGTGACTTAATCGCCCCAAAGCACACCCGGCTGTTGCTGGTCATTGTCGCGATTCATTTGTTGCTTAGTTTGCTGGAACCGAACGGAAATCTCATAGCTCATCTATTCGGCTTCGCCACCGGCGGCTTGTTGGCTCCCTTTTTAGCCATCCGTCCCCAGCTGCCGACATTTCATGTGATCCGGCCATGA
- a CDS encoding alpha/beta hydrolase, with amino-acid sequence MIGCLCIHGFTGSPEEVAPLADYLRERTDWIVKTPILPGHGDELRLKGITYDRWVEAAEQAFQALSLRCDTVYVVGFSMGGVLAVHLAEKYPVARLVLLSAAFYYVNPRQLWRDIREMFANGWRGAREHPLFLRYRNKMMATPFSAVREFRKLVRHVRPRLPRVQAPVLIVQGEKDGIVPPKSAYYLYENIGSAEKVLLFLPNSYHHVCHGADRHVLFAEAEKFLCAPSFHCK; translated from the coding sequence ATGATCGGCTGTTTATGCATTCATGGATTTACCGGGAGTCCGGAAGAGGTGGCGCCGCTAGCTGACTATTTGCGGGAGCGGACCGATTGGATTGTGAAAACGCCGATATTGCCGGGACATGGAGATGAGTTGCGGCTCAAAGGGATTACATATGACCGATGGGTCGAAGCGGCTGAACAAGCGTTCCAGGCGCTTAGCCTCCGCTGCGATACGGTATATGTTGTCGGGTTTTCAATGGGTGGGGTGCTCGCCGTCCATTTGGCGGAAAAATACCCGGTCGCTAGGCTTGTGCTGTTGAGTGCAGCGTTTTATTACGTCAACCCGCGCCAATTATGGCGTGACATCCGTGAGATGTTTGCCAACGGCTGGCGTGGAGCGCGAGAGCATCCATTGTTCCTTCGCTACCGAAACAAAATGATGGCGACTCCGTTTTCGGCCGTCAGGGAATTTCGCAAGCTCGTCCGCCATGTGCGTCCCCGCCTTCCGCGCGTCCAAGCGCCCGTACTCATCGTACAAGGAGAAAAAGACGGGATTGTGCCGCCCAAAAGCGCCTATTACTTATATGAAAACATCGGTTCGGCAGAAAAAGTGCTGCTGTTTTTGCCGAATTCGTATCACCACGTCTGCCATGGCGCTGACCGGCACGTATTGTTTGCCGAGGCAGAAAAATTTTTGTGCGCCCCCTCCTTTCATTGCAAATGA
- a CDS encoding UDP-N-acetylmuramoyl-tripeptide--D-alanyl-D-alanine ligase, translating into MMKRTVRQIAEMAGGRCTNPEWENISASGVSTDTRTIQAGNLYVPLLGETFNGHAFVEEAVQKGAAAVLWAEAEGAPPESVPVIIVDDTLSALQRLAARYREQLGLNVVGVTGSNGKTTTKDIIAALLATRYRVQKTEGNLNNHIGVPLTLLAVEEGTDIAVVEMGMSGFGEIERLTTIARPNAAVITNIGESHLQELGSREGIAKAKLEILSGLHRDGLFVYHGDEPLLAERVPNLPLPRHVVTFGEGEGNDYYPTAVRIEAAGTSFAINALPGRMLFMPVLGKHHVYNALAAIAVARFFDVSWEEIDAALSRLQVTRMRTEVVKTKRGFTVINDAYNASPTSMRAALTLLGELGGYGKKIAVLGDMLELGDNEVTFHQEIGEMLRPEMADYVLTYGPLARHIAAAAAPSFGQGRVKAFDDKAALAEAVLSIASADDIVLLKASRGMRLEELLGYWV; encoded by the coding sequence ATGATGAAACGGACGGTGCGGCAAATCGCCGAGATGGCCGGCGGCCGGTGCACGAATCCGGAGTGGGAAAATATTTCCGCCAGCGGCGTATCGACCGACACAAGGACGATCCAAGCCGGCAACTTATACGTTCCGCTGCTTGGAGAGACGTTTAACGGACACGCTTTCGTGGAGGAAGCGGTGCAAAAAGGGGCGGCAGCCGTGCTATGGGCCGAAGCGGAAGGGGCGCCGCCGGAAAGCGTTCCAGTGATTATCGTCGATGATACGCTTTCGGCGCTGCAGCGTCTCGCTGCTCGCTACCGTGAACAGCTCGGGCTGAACGTCGTCGGGGTGACCGGCAGCAACGGCAAAACGACGACGAAGGACATCATTGCTGCTCTTTTGGCGACCCGATATCGCGTGCAAAAAACGGAAGGAAACTTAAACAATCATATCGGCGTACCGCTCACGCTTCTCGCCGTCGAGGAAGGGACAGACATCGCCGTCGTGGAAATGGGAATGAGCGGATTTGGTGAAATCGAGCGGCTCACGACGATCGCTCGGCCGAATGCCGCCGTCATCACCAACATCGGTGAATCGCACTTGCAAGAGCTCGGGTCGCGGGAAGGCATCGCCAAGGCAAAGTTAGAAATTTTGTCCGGGCTGCACCGTGACGGTTTGTTCGTCTACCACGGCGATGAGCCGCTTTTGGCCGAGCGCGTGCCGAACTTGCCGCTTCCCCGGCACGTTGTGACGTTCGGGGAAGGCGAAGGCAACGATTATTATCCGACAGCTGTGCGCATTGAAGCCGCGGGCACGTCGTTTGCCATCAACGCGCTCCCTGGCCGGATGCTGTTTATGCCGGTATTGGGGAAACACCACGTATACAACGCGCTGGCCGCCATCGCAGTCGCCCGCTTTTTTGACGTCAGTTGGGAGGAGATTGACGCCGCTCTTTCCCGTTTGCAAGTGACGCGCATGCGTACGGAAGTCGTGAAAACGAAACGCGGCTTTACGGTGATTAATGATGCCTACAACGCCAGCCCGACATCGATGCGTGCCGCGTTGACGCTGCTCGGAGAATTGGGCGGCTATGGAAAGAAGATCGCGGTATTGGGCGATATGCTCGAACTTGGCGACAACGAGGTCACGTTCCACCAAGAGATTGGGGAGATGCTGCGGCCGGAGATGGCGGATTACGTATTGACCTACGGACCGTTAGCGCGCCATATTGCTGCGGCCGCTGCGCCGTCTTTTGGCCAAGGCCGGGTGAAGGCGTTTGACGATAAAGCGGCATTGGCTGAAGCGGTGCTTTCTATCGCCTCCGCAGACGATATCGTCCTGTTGAAAGCATCGCGCGGCATGAGATTGGAAGAGCTGCTCGGTTATTGGGTGTAA
- a CDS encoding D-alanine--D-alanine ligase — protein sequence MKTRVGVLYGGKSPEHQVSLSTAMAVMNAIDPHKFDVIPIYITPEGQWIKGKRLTGPIEEVKQLQFTSTATAMIPVSLNQVPASDAATEGDKETIDVIFPLLHGPNGEDGTVQGLLEMLNLPYVGNGVLASAVGMDKVVMKNLFAQAGLRQAKYVSVTKYEWKKGEEAVYDQVEQALGYPCFVKPANAGSSVGISKCKQRDELKAAFAEAFKYDRKIIIEEAIVGREIEIGVIGNDEPICSVVGEIVPKKEFYDYEAKYEDGQTELIIPAKVTQEQYETIKSMAIAAFKALDLSGLVRADFFLAEDGTVYINEINTMPGFTPYSMFPLLWQHSGVPYSELIERLIALALERHQEKQMITYTFEK from the coding sequence ATGAAAACGAGAGTCGGAGTGTTATACGGCGGTAAATCGCCGGAACACCAAGTATCTTTGTCGACGGCGATGGCGGTCATGAACGCCATTGATCCTCATAAATTCGATGTCATCCCGATTTATATTACACCGGAAGGGCAATGGATTAAAGGAAAACGATTGACTGGGCCGATCGAAGAGGTAAAGCAGTTGCAGTTCACTTCGACGGCAACCGCGATGATTCCCGTATCGTTAAACCAAGTCCCCGCGTCAGATGCCGCAACGGAGGGCGACAAGGAAACGATTGATGTAATTTTTCCGCTTTTGCATGGGCCAAACGGCGAAGACGGAACGGTGCAAGGGCTGCTGGAAATGCTCAACCTCCCGTACGTCGGCAATGGGGTGCTCGCTTCTGCCGTCGGCATGGATAAAGTGGTGATGAAAAACTTGTTTGCCCAAGCTGGGCTGCGCCAAGCGAAGTATGTATCAGTGACGAAATATGAATGGAAAAAAGGCGAAGAAGCGGTGTATGACCAGGTCGAACAAGCGCTCGGCTACCCATGCTTTGTCAAACCGGCCAACGCCGGTTCGAGCGTCGGCATTTCCAAATGCAAACAGCGCGACGAGTTAAAAGCGGCGTTTGCTGAGGCCTTTAAGTATGATCGGAAAATTATTATCGAGGAGGCCATTGTCGGCCGAGAAATTGAGATTGGCGTTATCGGGAATGACGAGCCGATTTGTTCCGTTGTTGGAGAAATTGTGCCAAAAAAGGAATTTTACGACTACGAGGCGAAATATGAAGACGGGCAAACGGAGTTGATTATTCCTGCCAAGGTGACGCAAGAGCAGTATGAGACGATCAAATCGATGGCCATTGCCGCGTTTAAAGCGCTCGACTTGTCCGGGCTTGTGCGCGCCGACTTTTTCCTCGCCGAAGACGGCACCGTTTATATTAACGAAATTAATACGATGCCGGGGTTTACGCCGTACAGCATGTTCCCGCTCCTTTGGCAGCATAGCGGCGTGCCATACTCGGAGCTGATCGAGCGCCTTATTGCGCTGGCATTGGAACGGCATCAAGAAAAGCAGATGATTACGTACACATTTGAAAAGTAA
- a CDS encoding MGDG synthase family glycosyltransferase: protein MMKVLFLPLFQMNTGHHKVADTLIDFLRRQLPVVESKKIDFLSYCNELMEKMVSEAYLRWIRSHPASYHRVYKTFMYQESTRLEFVSFEPWLPYFESKMKKMVEQEQPDLIVCTHSFPSRILQQLKRKRALAVPVVNVYTDFFMNSIWGKRFIDYHFVPHQEAKWELITKHGIDKERIIVTGIPVHDTFMNMPEARRRRRPTHVLVAGGNQGLGNMMAFLRAARTSTLFRYSVLCGANEQLYHEIASWQLPHIRPLPYIADPEEMNRLYDEADAVITKPGGVTISELLHKRIPIFTIDCLPGQERINLQYLQRNGLIYHLTGPDNGERNIFRLLTDDVEKNRFFRRVSDYFAGVEKTGQEALAEMVATMPQRMAWRVLRP, encoded by the coding sequence ATGATGAAAGTGTTGTTTTTGCCGTTGTTCCAAATGAATACCGGACACCATAAAGTAGCCGACACGCTGATCGATTTTTTGCGCCGTCAGCTTCCGGTGGTTGAAAGCAAAAAAATCGATTTTTTGAGCTATTGCAATGAGCTGATGGAAAAAATGGTGTCAGAAGCTTATTTGCGCTGGATTCGCTCGCATCCCGCTTCATACCACCGCGTGTACAAGACGTTTATGTATCAGGAGTCAACGCGGCTTGAGTTTGTTTCGTTTGAGCCGTGGCTGCCTTATTTTGAAAGCAAAATGAAAAAGATGGTGGAACAAGAACAGCCAGATTTAATCGTCTGCACCCATTCGTTTCCGTCGCGCATTTTGCAGCAGCTGAAGCGGAAACGAGCGTTGGCGGTCCCGGTTGTGAACGTCTATACGGACTTTTTTATGAACAGCATCTGGGGGAAGCGGTTTATCGACTATCATTTTGTCCCCCATCAAGAGGCGAAATGGGAACTGATCACCAAACACGGGATCGATAAAGAGCGCATCATTGTCACCGGCATCCCGGTTCATGACACATTTATGAACATGCCGGAAGCCCGGCGGAGAAGGCGGCCAACCCATGTGCTCGTCGCCGGCGGAAACCAGGGGCTCGGCAATATGATGGCATTTTTGCGGGCGGCTCGAACGTCGACATTGTTTCGTTATTCGGTGTTGTGCGGTGCCAATGAACAGCTGTACCATGAAATTGCTAGCTGGCAGCTCCCTCACATCCGCCCGCTTCCGTACATCGCCGACCCTGAGGAGATGAACCGACTGTATGATGAAGCTGACGCGGTCATTACAAAGCCGGGCGGGGTGACCATCAGCGAGCTGCTCCATAAGCGCATTCCGATCTTCACCATCGACTGCTTGCCCGGACAGGAACGCATCAATTTGCAATATTTGCAGCGGAACGGCTTAATTTATCACTTGACTGGGCCGGACAATGGCGAACGGAACATATTCCGCCTGCTGACCGATGACGTGGAAAAAAATCGGTTTTTCCGCCGCGTGTCCGACTATTTTGCCGGGGTGGAAAAAACGGGACAAGAAGCGCTCGCGGAAATGGTGGCAACGATGCCGCAGCGCATGGCTTGGCGCGTTCTTCGCCCGTAG